One Heterodontus francisci isolate sHetFra1 chromosome 13, sHetFra1.hap1, whole genome shotgun sequence genomic window, ATCTGATATCAAAACAGCAGGATCTGCGCgaaatgcacagcaggtgagcCGGCGTCAGCAAGAAGAACGAACTATTAAGGTTTAGTATAATAATCAGAATTCGAAGGGTCTCCACCGAAATATTAACCCGTCTCTGTAGATACTAACTGTACTGCTGCGTATTTGCAGTTGTTTCATTTTCCCCTTACTACTTAAATATTTCTAGTATTTCCCAGATAGGCAGGAGCGATTGTTTTTTGAAGGGACAAAATGACACCGTCACATTATTTTCGGTTAAGTAACACAACATGCAAAATATCTCGTCTCGTCAATTTCTTTGAAATAATAATTGACTTCTAATAGGTAAATGGAATACCGAGATATCGAAGTGGCGATCGGAATTTACTGCAGAATAATGCCTCTATCCCTTGGATATTCCAGTGGGGTCCTGGACCTGAGGAAAGTTGCCATTTACCAACGGGAAAAGGTGCAAACCATTCCAAAATCGATTGAACTAGGGGTCCTAATGGTACCGATGTGGCAATTGACGCAGTGCCACTACGAATATCAGCAGAGACGCTCGCCAGCTTTCTTTGGCTGCTGGGTCTCTCGGGATTTATTCTATGGCATTAAATCTCGTCAAATCGGCAAAGAGACAGATGTTAATTTAATTGTTCGGATTTCGTGGCAAAATGACCATAATCTCGCTTTTCTTTTAACTACATAAATTAGATAACTGGTGAAAACAAGGTGGTATCTTATGAAACATATTGCATCCTAACACGGATCCTtgtcctccctcccaccccctcgccTTGGATAGGTGCCTGCTGACATGGAGTCCAAACACTTCCTCATTCGCAATCACCTTTCGTTTACTGTATTTGCTTTGAAAGTCGTTTCTTGCACAGAAACAACGATCAGGGCGTTGAAAGCTGTCAAAACCAAGCGTATAAAGCAAAGGGACGGACGGGGGCTGATATTTGTGCCCTAGAATCTCTTGACAACTGAGGGActagacccatgggaaacccctcgggctgtatacaccaaatatgggtttgctgtaaaacgtACATGGCatacaaaatggaatggaagggttgtgaagcaactcactcctgtattgaagaaaactgatttcctttgcactttttggaatgtcaacttggtgctgttttgaactgttttgttatgcatttttttttacagatttttatgaataaagtatattttgcgggggggggggggggggaaggttgcaTTGAATTCTAATGCCCTCCCTTTGTGTTTGCCTTAGGTCGTAGCAAAACTCAGATTCCTCATAATAATCATGTGGAATAATTAGGATTTAAAATGAACAACAAAAATTGAGACTTCCAGAATGACTCCCACAAGGATTGCATCCGTCTGAACTCTTATGTAAAAGATGTCCAAAAGCTCAAGATGATTCGCAAATAATAAAGGTATCCTTTGATAATATGGCTTGCTACATTTTCCTATTAGGCGTGGAAATATCGAAATGTTACTGCAAAATATACCAAAGTCGTCTCAATTATTAATCTCCCCAAACTCCAAGTGAAGGAGGAAATAATTATGTGAGGATACAATGCTAGGTTTGACATTATTGGCCGCAATAACCTTGACACTGGGTTTATGCTAGCTTACACTCATTCAAATTCACACGCCTTTAGTGAACGCAAGATGCCTGCAAATGGCTGTCATGTAAAAATTGACGAAAATATGAACCAAATACTATATATAAACATCTGTAACTTTTTTTTAATCGCAAGGATTTTATTACCAGTTTAAATCGGTACCATAAACACAATTATCTGTTTCTGGTAAATGCAAAAGAGGTAACTTGTTCAAATCGTATAACTTCAAATCGTTGCTCACTTTGTCTGAAACTCTGTAATACAGTTCCTCTATATTTAAGCCTTACTCTGCCGTTAAAACCGCCCTTTTCGCCGATGCAAAAAGTCACGTGCAATATGACCGTATTAAGTGAATTgcacattcggagagctggtgcagacacgatgggccgaatggcctccttctgcgctgtaacaattctgtgaaataaGGCCGCAATTGCTTTCTTACGGGAATAAATGACAGCTCCTACATTGAGTGTAAGCACTCCGATTGGTTTTGATCTTTGTCATTAAAAGTAGTTAAGTAGTTTATGATGACGGAGGAAACCGATAGTCTGCACTTAAATCATCAACAGTTGCCCTTAAATCTAATATTGGTTAGAGAAGAAAGTAACAGACTTGGTACTGTAAAATATTTTTTGTGTGTGGATTGTCTTTACCATTGAACTGACCCGCGTTAATTCATATTCGTTCCCATGATATCAATTAGCATTTAGCATTGCACACACAAGCATTCTCAAGTACAGGAAACAGTATCAGATTGTTAGATATAGCAGAATCTTTATATTAGACGGCGTGAAGTAAAGCCGGGGTATCTAAATCGTGGATGttttgttttgatttttttttaaatgctgtgaaaaaaaatgaagcaaattaatttcaacAAATTGGAGCAGGTTTTCACTTTGTTGGTGAAACACCGTGCACCGTATAAATATGCTCGTTTCTCGCATCTAGTCACTATCATTGCAAATGTGAAATATTCAAAATATAACCAAAAAAACTGTTCGATTGAATAGCAGTGTTTTTAGATGGATTTTAGGATCATAGCTATTGTACATTGCATGCAGCGGGTGCGCGTACAAAAGAGCGGTTATTGGGAAATCGGTTAAAGTGCATGAAGTATTAAATGGTGTGAATAAGGTAAAACTTGAATATATTACTTTCAATAAGACAGCAAAGCAGGGCTAGAGGTCGCAAGTATAAACTAGTGAAAATTGCAATTAGAACGCCCAGGATAATTTCTGCAGCAAAGGAAAAATGTCTGGAATAAACTGTACCCAGGCTTTCAAGACACAGCGGCATACCAGGGAAGGGCCGCTTAATTCCTCAAGGGATGGCTTCGTTGCGATAAATGACCCTTTACCTCTGTACTTATATTCTTTTTAACAGAAGTTTTAGACTCTTTGCAAAACAACTAACCACCATGTTTTGTTAAGACTGGGACCAGAATAACTGCAGTCACACTTGGCGTGTTGCAGATTAAATACTCTCCAGACAGCTCTCGCACACGTCAGTCCTAACTTTGGACGTGTCGGATAAAGACTACTTGTAACGATTAATAGCGGTGGTACTTTATCTTTGCTGTTTACCATTTTCCCTTTTATCTTGCATCCAAAGAAAATCCAGGCATTGTTATCCAATGTGGATATATAAATGTTTACATTGCAGCTTAAATTACAATTCCGTCTATTTACACGTTTGTCCATGATTGTTTAACAATTCGCCTTTAATTAGCAGTAACCCGCTGAACCACGCCTGATTTATAAGATGATACAAACCAATATGAAAACTTATTAATCAGTAATGCACACCTTGTCATTTTCAGTTGACATACTACGTGACCATCCAACATCAACCCATAGTAACACAGCTCCTTATAGGCTGCCTCTGCGCACCGTATGCAAAGATTGTTGTGACTCTAGAATGAAACAAAAGCAGCTTTTGGAAAATATAATTGCCTTTAGATTGTAACTGTTCCAAGAGCAATAACAACATTCCCAGAGTAGAATGAATGCAAACGCATGCGGCCTTCACTAAAACGCGGTCTCCTGACTAAAAGGGCACATAaaacttcaaaagggaattaactgttTCGTATATGGAAAATGTATTTTGAGATCCATTCTGGCATCAAAGCACCACAAATTCTATTTCCTGTCACTTATGTGCTTCTTGACAATGAGCCATTTTATTCTATTGGTCTACCCTCGCGAATATTTGCATTGATATCCATATATAATCCCCGTCTCATTGTGTTATAAAGTTCGGTTAAATAATTCTTACCTGGAAGATGGTCTATTGCAATAACAATTTGTTTTTCAATCAGCTACTTTTGTTTCATTCCAAATTTTATGaaaacactgattttttttttcgatTGCTCTGACCCAGTATTTTGAGCAAATGGACCGTGGCCCTGATAACGAGCAAAGCAATTTACCTTCTCTAGCTGAGAGGTGTTTGAAGGGCATTGGTGCGTGGATGTCTCCGCCGTGCATGGCAATTCCTGGCCCAGAGTGGGAGagactgctgctctggctctgccagGGATGGCTCGTCATATAACCGGCTCCGGGCCCACTGTACACTCCATAGCTCGGTACCTGGTTCGACGAGGGATAAGGGCCAACAGCGCAAGCAGGAACAAAACTACTCACAGCAGGCAGTGCAGACGGAGGCTGTAATGAAATAACGCCAAGTTTTACTTTAAGGTGCTAATATTCGAGTGAAAAACATACAGAGAGTTGGAAGACCTCATTCCTTATATGTAAACATATGGAAGGGGGTAGGTCAGTACCTGAGGGTATTTCAGATCCGGGTCGATCTCCTGTTTCTCAATTCCGTTGACACTTTGAGTTGATGCGAAAGCTGCTCGATTGACGGAATTCCAATCTTCCATTTTGGTTTGATAAACTGCAGCCTCGGTTCCACCATGAGCAGCTaaaatgcatttttttaaaaaaaagtctcatTGTGTGTACACACCATTAAACATTTCAGTGTAACATGTAAGAGAGAACTTCTTGTTGCAAATTCGTTTGGCCCGCTTTTAAGTGGTTAAATGGGTTGCCCTAAATGTAAACGAGAAACTTCTATCCGTGCTCCAACATTGTAACTCTACGtcggattttttttttcaaatgcatTTTAACATTGATTTTCACTTCTAAGACAAGGTAAATTCTTGAATCAGAATTTTCCTGTTGTGCAAGGCAACCTTCAAACTTAAAGCCATCCGGGAAAAGAATCCTATATGTACTGAATATTATTTTTCTTCGGATTGCTTTACTTATCAAAAGCGCTTCAAAAACCAGGACCTCGTATAAACAAAGTCTGACATTATATATCAGCTCCCTGGATCAAAAGTTAAAATGGCAAATAGAAGGTTAGTTTAAGTTCCGTCCACACTGTACAAAATAATCGACGGTACTGCCAGCAGTCCAGAATATTGTCGCGACCGAGATCTACAATTTATCAACACAATGAACCCTGATTTTTGAAATGACCGATCAATTCAAGCGCAGTTTTGACAATTGAGCGAGCTGGCGAATGGTCTGATGCCTAACTGTGCTGACTCAGGAAGGTTTCGAATGCACGTTtctcattttcattgcaagtgtccCATCGCCAAAAAAAAATAAGTCGGGAGATTTCAACAAGTTCAAGTTAGCAAACATATTGCAAACAACTTGTGGATGAGGAATTTAAGTAAACGGAGCAGGGTTCAGGTAGGGGGAAGCCTAGGCCTCAAAGGCGCTTCCTGTAaacaaaaagggaaaagaaaaggaACCAACGGAGCAGGGTCTGAACTTTATTGTTCAATACTAGTGGGACAAATGTTATCCATAAAGAATACAGGGAAAGGTTTGTATGTTTGTATTGAACCTACTCACTGAGTAGGTAATAAAGAAGCCGAGAAGGATATCTGTTTTGAGCACCACAATAGCAAATTCAGATATTTTGTGGCCTGCTCCCTCTGTCTCGTCTTCCAATATCGATATTGTTAACGCATATTACATCTACCAGATATATTTTGGTCAATCTCTTTTATAGTGTAATTTACTACTCACTGCTACACAGCTGTAGCTTTATTGCGTAACAGAAGAGACACATTCAAAATGAAGGATGAGAAATAAAGCATTAACAATGAGTTCAGGATAAGTTTTTTGTGACAATCTGCATATTTTTTGAAAGGACAAAAAAAAAAGTGGCCTCGGTAATCTTTGCTGCCTCGTTTCACCAAACGCCTGATTTGTGATAGTCATTCCCATGTATTTTCAAAAGGATCAGTTAATGAGAAGGGCTGAATATGCCTCGCGATTTGGGAgtgcaggcggggggtgggggggggggggggttgctgtttTTCAAGCCATGGTGAGTCACTAACCTGCCTGTTCAACGATGCTTCTAAGTCCGAGGATGTTGCTGACCGAGTGAGCGGAAGGCCATGTTCTGTGGATGCCGACATGTCCCGTAACCCCTGCCACAGGGACGCCTGCAGCGCTGCCCATCTTTGCGGCCGCTGATGACATGTGATTGGGGTAGGAATACTGGTAAATGGGATTGTATGACAGCGACGGCTGCGGGGGCAGCTGCTTGTTGGTCTCATAGTGACCCGAGTGCGACAGGTTGCCGATCTTGTTTCTCAAGATCCTGCTGATGGAACTCACCGATGGAACGTTGTATTTGTCACAAACTGCGTCGGCCAGCAGCCTATCCCGAATCTCCCAGGCGAAGATCCCGGGGTCGCCTTGCTTGTATTCCCTGATGTACTTGACCACGGTGGGGGTGGTGACCCTGGGCTTGCTGCCCCCGATGGCCCCGGGTAGGATGGAGCCCGTCTCGTTGTAACGGGCCAGAATTTTGCTCACACAGCCGTGGGACACCCGGAGCTGCCTGCTTATGTCGCACGGTCTGATCCCCAGCTGAGCCAGTTCCACTATCCTCAACCTGATGGCGTTGGGAAGGGGTCTCCCGTTAACGAATACACCTCCCAGCTGATTCACCTCCCCGTAAGTCTGATCTACgggaaagaaagggaaagagacaACGGTGATAACCGCCCGCTAAAATTAAGATACGAATAAGACAGAAATTAACCAGCTGTCAAAACACTGCACTTCCCACAATTTTCTGAAGTTTGATCATGGAAACAAACGGCAGTTTCCAACAAAAATACATGCACGGACTTAAAATATGAAGTCATGTGTTTTGGAGAATACTATTTCATTATTACCAACACCTTTTAGCCAATGTTTAGTCTTCCATTTCTCACCAGTGTAGTTCATTGCATTTGCGCCTGTCGTACTCTTAAGACTGGACCGGATCTTTTGAGTTTACAACCTTCCTGAATATGCATCACAGATACGTTTCCATCCATCTGTAATTCAGGCTGCGACGAGTAATCGCCCAccctcccatcccccctccccaatATAATTTTTAAACAGAATCGGGATCAGTTGCCCTTAAAATAAAAGCCTGCAATTTCACGTTTTAATGTATCAAAAACACTCCCTTCAGTCTAATCATCCAGAGGCGAGTCGCCGAGTGGAGAGCTCTCATTTCTGCTCAGATCCTCACGTTATGCAGGCGTGGAGAACCAGCTTTATTCTGTTATCAAACTCACGCCACTGAACCATGCAAATAGGAgtcggtgcttacccattgtccaaCGAAGCGAGAACTTTTcagcaattttttttaaacaaacctcCCCTTGCAATGGCTGAAAGTTTTCCTTCTGATAGTTGGATAGACGTCTAATCGGGGAAAGAGTGGCGGAAAGAAACAGATCCCAGCTCCGCACAGACACAGGAGGCGAATTCCTTCCGCGATCCACACTGAAGGCTGCAGAAAACAATATTCAGGCGGGACTGCACGACAGAAAAGCACAAGGTGATCTTCATCCGATTAGGGCAAATTTGTATATCCTAGAGGTTGTAGTTTGTCCAGATCAATTTTACGCGTTTTTCCACGTCAATCTTGATGGTCACGCTGCGAAGTTCTTATTAGTCTGTCGTTGGCTCCCTCCTCTTCCCATTGGCTGCCTTGAAGCAGAACTTAATAATTCCGCTCGGAGACTTTCCGCCTTTTTGGCAACTCCTCAAAGTCAGGAGAGCAGCGACTGCTGATGACTTGATTACTAGAAGTTACGATTAGAATTCGCGAAAGCATAAAATGCATGGACATGGATGTCTCAAATGGAACAGGCCTCTTTTTCTTCATTTGGTGTTTTTTTTCTTGTATTTTGCCAGCTAATACAGGCTTTTAAAAAGTACATGAAAAATAATCAAAGCCACCCGACCTTTCATACTGCAGCTCCCGCACTCTCCCTAAACACAACTTCCCACTTCCATAGGGTTCA contains:
- the LOC137376682 gene encoding paired box protein Pax-9-like, translated to MSADDCDCVLWTVLVRQGGVIQGSCGEVMGPMASKHRAVITVVSFPFFPVDQTYGEVNQLGGVFVNGRPLPNAIRLRIVELAQLGIRPCDISRQLRVSHGCVSKILARYNETGSILPGAIGGSKPRVTTPTVVKYIREYKQGDPGIFAWEIRDRLLADAVCDKYNVPSVSSISRILRNKIGNLSHSGHYETNKQLPPQPSLSYNPIYQYSYPNHMSSAAAKMGSAAGVPVAGVTGHVGIHRTWPSAHSVSNILGLRSIVEQAAAHGGTEAAVYQTKMEDWNSVNRAAFASTQSVNGIEKQEIDPDLKYPQPPSALPAVSSFVPACAVGPYPSSNQVPSYGVYSGPGAGYMTSHPWQSQSSSLSHSGPGIAMHGGDIHAPMPFKHLSAREVADRKSGSSVNKPPEALSNAHGLSNSASST